The DNA segment TCGATCATCCCAAACTGTTTCCCGAACTTCAAAGTTATCTCCTGTATAGGAATAACAAGGACTTTCTGGATTTTCACTTCCCAAAAAGGCATAGAACTTGTCATCAATTTTCATATGACTAGCGCAATAACATCTTGTGATATCATCTAAATGTATTTTTTCAATTTTCATAAATGTCTCCTTCTAAAAAGGCTACATAAAAGTAGCCTTATACCAATCCCGTTTCTTTTAATAATGCTTGCGCCTCTTTATCAGAAAGAACATTCTTCATTCCACATATCTTGACACCTTTTTTCTTAGCATCCGCAAACATATCCACAAATGTTAAGGGACAGAAAACGACATCGTACTGACTAGCGGCACTTTTTCCTTCCGAAAGAGAACAATGATGAATGTTGGAAATTTCAACACCCAAATCCTTACAAGCTTTTTCAACACGCATCTTCATCATCAATGAAGTTCCAGCACCATTCGCACACGCTACTAAAATTCTTAACATAACTTACTCCTTACTCTTTTTCATTTTTATTTTTTCTTTATAAGCATCATAATCTTCCACACATAAGAAATAAGTGTCTGGATGATGACGATAT comes from the Bulleidia sp. zg-1006 genome and includes:
- a CDS encoding PTS sugar transporter subunit IIB codes for the protein MLRILVACANGAGTSLMMKMRVEKACKDLGVEISNIHHCSLSEGKSAASQYDVVFCPLTFVDMFADAKKKGVKICGMKNVLSDKEAQALLKETGLV